A DNA window from Suncus etruscus isolate mSunEtr1 chromosome 8, mSunEtr1.pri.cur, whole genome shotgun sequence contains the following coding sequences:
- the LOC126016278 gene encoding protein FAM177A1, translated as MDPERVARAEAGAGDTAPGEAAAAFRDSARQMSNERGFENVELGIIGKKKKVPRRVIHFVSGETMEEYSTDEDEVDGLEKKDVLPTIDPTKLTWGPYLWFYMLRAATSTLSVCDFLGEKIASVLGISTPKYQYAIDEYYRMKKEEEEEEEENRMSEEAERQFQQNKLQADTIVQTDQPENVVSSSFVNLNFEMEGDCEVIVESKQNSASVPP; from the coding sequence ATGGACCCGGAGCGGGTGGCGCGTGCCGAAGCGGGAGCCGGAGACACCGCGCCGGGAGAGGCGGCCGCGGCCTTCAGGGACTCGGCCCGGCAGATGAGTAATGAAAGAGGCTTTGAAAATGTAGAACTGGGAATcataggaaaaaagaagaaagtcccAAGGAGAGTGATCCACTTTGTTAGTGGTGAAACAATGGAAGAATATAGTACAGATGAAGATGAAGTTGATGGTCTGGAGAAGAAAGATGTTTTGCCTACTATTGATCCGACAAAACTTACCTGGGGCCCCTACTTATGGTTTTACATGCTTCGGGCTGCCACATCAACCCTCTCAGTGTGTGACTTTCTTGGAGAGAAGATTGCATCCGTTTTGGGCATCAGCACCCCAAAATACCAGTATGCCATTGATGAGTATTACCggatgaagaaggaggaagaagaggaagaagaagaaaacagaatgTCTGAAGAAGCAGAAAGACAATTCCAACAAAATAAACTGCAGGCTGATACCATCGTGCAGACAGATCAACCAGAAAATGTGGTATCCAGTTCGTTTGTGAACCTTAACtttgagatggagggagattgtgAAGTAATTGTGGAAAGCAAGCAAAATTCAGCCTCTGTCCCACCATAA